A genomic segment from Lasioglossum baleicum chromosome 5, iyLasBale1, whole genome shotgun sequence encodes:
- the LOC143208823 gene encoding uncharacterized protein LOC143208823, producing MRRRLEALQNEPEVKFPTCSLPPLNEARSAEQCQNGQFDLVLQNQGLMMQGMDQLVEHVVKLKEQVNDLQNRNADDKQVQAQLLRNQATLSDDLEGQLRGPMAVE from the exons ATGCGCAGGAGGTTGGAAGCCCTACAGAACGAGCCGGAGGTGAAGTTTCCGACTTGTTCATTGCCACCTCTCAACGAAGCAAGAAGCGCTGAACAGTGTCAAAA CGGCCAATTTGATTTGGTACTGCAAAATCAGGGCCTCATGATGCAAGGCATGGACCAATTGGTGGAGCACGTGGTCAAATTGAAGGAGCAGGTGAACGACCTTCAGAATCGAAATGCAGACGACAAACAGGTCCAGGCCCAACTGCTGCGCAACCAGGCCACATTGAGCGACGATCTGGA GGGGCAACTTCGAGGGCCTATGGCTGTTGAATGA